The proteins below come from a single Dehalococcoidia bacterium genomic window:
- the purM gene encoding phosphoribosylformylglycinamidine cyclo-ligase: MRYRDAGVDVATEEQALIGVRRWVEATFAFRPDRGRVLLPIGYFANVLDLGNGIGLAISTDSAGTKVLVAELLDRYDTIAIDCIAMNVNDLLCVGAEPIALVDCLSVQRADPAFLEELARGLHRGAALANITIPGGEIAQVRELIHGVRPDRGFDIVGTAVGLVPTDRIIIGQRVAPGDCVIGVASSGIHSSGLTLARRVLLDQAGLGVHDPLPGGTGTVGDALLEPTAIYVKPVVELFRSGVEIHALAHITGEGLLNLARIEAPCGFAIDWLPEPPPIFRAIAAIGKVPPAEMYTVFNMGIGFCLVVPPDAVSPVIATFQRHGFTAWQIGHAVADPERQVTLRPLGLRGKGSAFAPVA; encoded by the coding sequence ATGAGGTACCGCGACGCCGGCGTCGACGTCGCGACGGAGGAGCAGGCGCTCATCGGCGTCCGGCGGTGGGTTGAAGCGACGTTCGCCTTTCGCCCCGACCGCGGCCGCGTGCTGCTGCCGATTGGCTATTTCGCCAATGTCCTCGACCTCGGCAATGGGATCGGGCTCGCCATCTCAACCGACTCCGCCGGCACGAAAGTGCTGGTCGCCGAATTGCTGGACCGCTACGACACGATCGCCATCGACTGCATAGCGATGAATGTCAACGACCTTCTCTGCGTCGGTGCCGAGCCGATCGCCCTCGTCGACTGTCTCTCGGTGCAACGGGCGGACCCCGCATTCCTCGAAGAACTCGCGCGGGGACTGCACCGCGGCGCGGCGCTGGCGAACATCACGATCCCGGGCGGCGAGATTGCGCAAGTGCGCGAGCTGATCCATGGGGTGCGGCCGGACCGCGGCTTCGACATCGTCGGCACGGCGGTCGGCCTTGTTCCCACCGACCGGATCATCATCGGTCAGCGGGTTGCCCCGGGTGACTGCGTCATCGGGGTCGCCTCCTCGGGCATTCACAGCAGCGGGCTGACCCTCGCAAGGCGCGTCCTGCTCGACCAAGCCGGGCTAGGCGTTCACGATCCCTTGCCGGGGGGGACAGGAACAGTCGGCGATGCCCTTCTCGAGCCGACAGCAATTTACGTCAAGCCAGTGGTCGAACTGTTCCGGAGCGGGGTGGAGATCCACGCCCTCGCCCACATCACTGGCGAAGGGCTGCTGAACCTCGCCCGGATCGAGGCCCCCTGCGGCTTTGCGATCGACTGGCTTCCGGAGCCGCCCCCGATTTTCCGCGCTATCGCCGCCATCGGCAAGGTTCCGCCAGCCGAGATGTACACCGTCTTCAACATGGGGATCGGCTTTTGTCTCGTCGTCCCCCCGGATGCGGTCAGCCCCGTGATCGCGACATTCCAGCGCCACGGCTTCACCGCTTGGCAGATCGGGCACGCCGTCGCCGACCCGGAGCGTCAGGTGACGCTGCGCCCCCTCGGGCTCCGGGGCAAAGGGAGCGCCTTCGCCCCGGTCGCCTAG
- the crcB gene encoding fluoride efflux transporter CrcB, with protein MPVLRSTAQSSPPRVSREDERPSRLDWKRRRDRGGLLSLAHLLLIGLGGALGALARFFIANVLALWLGPHFPFGTFAVNVSGSFAVGMLLAVIVPRVSEASELRAFLVVGFFGAYTTFSTWSYETLALFQAGRFVAAVVNLGGQLALGLAAVVLGSAIGRLLL; from the coding sequence TTGCCGGTCCTCCGGTCGACTGCTCAGTCTTCCCCTCCCCGCGTCTCCCGCGAAGATGAACGGCCCAGTCGGCTAGACTGGAAACGACGCCGCGACCGTGGGGGGCTTCTGTCGCTTGCTCACCTCCTGCTGATTGGGCTTGGCGGCGCTCTCGGTGCGCTCGCCCGCTTCTTCATTGCAAATGTGCTCGCGCTCTGGCTGGGGCCGCACTTTCCCTTCGGGACGTTTGCAGTCAACGTCTCGGGGAGCTTTGCTGTCGGCATGCTCCTTGCAGTCATCGTGCCCCGCGTCTCGGAGGCGAGCGAACTGCGAGCGTTCCTCGTTGTTGGGTTCTTCGGCGCATACACCACGTTCTCGACGTGGTCCTACGAAACGCTCGCGCTCTTCCAAGCGGGCCGGTTTGTCGCGGCGGTGGTCAATCTGGGCGGTCAGCTCGCGCTGGGATTGGCCGCCGTCGTGCTCGGGAGCGCGATCGGTCGCTTGCTGCTGTAG
- the fusA gene encoding elongation factor G, which produces MKSYRTEQLRNVALVGHGGAGKTSLGEALLFASGAITRLGKVEEGTTVSDFEPDEQRRRISISLSVLPCEWRDHKINVLDTPGYADFVGEVREALRVADTAVFVVDAVSGVEVGTELNWKVAQEARLPRFLFINKIDRENADFAKTLAQIRELFGASCVPIQAPIGAQDRFVGVVDLIRREARSGPKLEAGPIPSELADEVASYREMLVEAVAEQDDDLMTKYLEGEELSVEEIVKGLRDGIRAAKLTPVLVGSALANKACSLLLDALIDLAPSPADRGPVPATVNGQPVDLAPDPAGPLAALVFKTSADQFVGKLTYFRVYSGTLKADSHVFNANKGKEERIGTVYVVRGKHQEAVQALAAGDIGAVTKLTETGTGDTLTTRERPILLPAIEFPKPVFSAAVHPKSKADVDKMGTALARLVEEDPTLTVRRDPDTNETILSGLGESHIDVSLEKLKRKFGVDLTTTLPRVPYKETITTKATAEYKHKKQTGGHGQYGHVMIELEPKPRGEGFEFAERVVGGTVPKNFFPAVQKGIEEGLQEGVLAHYPIVDLRVVLYDGSYHPVDSSEIAFKIAAAQALKKGVMQANPVLIEPIMNVEITVPEQFLGDILSDLNTKRGRVQGMTTSGGVSVITAQAPLAEMRRYATDLRSITQGRGSFTMSFSHYEEVPPHLAQGIIAEAKKAAENVS; this is translated from the coding sequence ATGAAGAGCTACCGCACTGAGCAGTTGCGGAATGTGGCTCTAGTCGGCCATGGCGGCGCCGGCAAGACGAGCCTCGGTGAGGCGCTGCTGTTCGCGTCCGGCGCAATCACGCGGCTTGGCAAAGTCGAAGAAGGGACGACCGTCTCCGACTTCGAGCCGGATGAACAGCGACGCCGGATCTCGATCAGCCTCTCCGTTCTTCCTTGTGAGTGGCGCGACCACAAGATCAATGTCCTGGATACTCCCGGGTATGCCGACTTCGTCGGCGAGGTCCGAGAAGCCCTCCGCGTCGCGGATACCGCCGTTTTTGTCGTCGACGCTGTCAGCGGCGTTGAGGTGGGCACCGAATTGAATTGGAAAGTCGCGCAGGAGGCACGCCTGCCGCGATTTCTCTTCATCAACAAGATCGATCGCGAGAATGCCGATTTCGCGAAGACGCTCGCCCAGATCCGCGAGCTGTTTGGGGCATCCTGCGTCCCTATCCAAGCGCCGATCGGGGCGCAGGACCGATTCGTCGGCGTCGTCGACCTGATCCGACGGGAAGCGAGAAGCGGGCCCAAGCTGGAGGCCGGCCCGATCCCCAGCGAACTCGCCGATGAGGTCGCCTCCTACCGGGAGATGCTCGTTGAGGCAGTCGCGGAGCAGGACGACGACTTGATGACCAAGTATCTCGAAGGAGAAGAGCTCTCGGTCGAAGAGATCGTCAAGGGACTGCGAGACGGGATTCGCGCCGCCAAGCTGACGCCGGTGCTGGTCGGGTCGGCGCTCGCCAACAAGGCGTGCTCGCTCCTCCTTGACGCGCTCATCGACCTCGCTCCCTCCCCGGCCGACCGCGGTCCCGTTCCCGCGACCGTCAACGGTCAGCCGGTCGACCTTGCTCCGGACCCCGCCGGTCCGCTCGCTGCCCTCGTCTTCAAAACCTCGGCCGACCAGTTTGTGGGCAAGCTGACCTACTTCCGCGTCTACTCGGGGACACTCAAAGCAGACAGCCACGTCTTCAACGCCAATAAAGGCAAAGAAGAGCGGATTGGGACAGTCTACGTCGTCCGCGGAAAGCACCAAGAAGCCGTGCAAGCCCTTGCCGCGGGAGATATCGGCGCAGTAACAAAGCTCACGGAGACCGGCACCGGCGACACGCTGACAACCCGCGAGCGGCCCATCCTGCTGCCGGCGATCGAGTTCCCGAAGCCGGTCTTCTCGGCGGCAGTGCATCCCAAGTCGAAAGCCGATGTCGACAAGATGGGCACCGCCCTCGCGCGGCTCGTCGAAGAAGACCCGACGCTGACTGTGCGCCGCGACCCTGACACCAACGAGACAATCTTGTCCGGTCTCGGCGAGTCGCACATCGATGTCTCGCTCGAGAAGCTGAAGCGCAAGTTCGGGGTCGACCTGACCACGACCCTGCCGCGCGTCCCGTACAAAGAGACGATCACGACCAAAGCGACCGCCGAATACAAGCACAAGAAACAGACCGGCGGGCATGGTCAGTACGGTCATGTGATGATCGAGCTCGAGCCAAAGCCGCGCGGCGAGGGATTTGAGTTTGCCGAGCGTGTCGTCGGGGGCACAGTCCCGAAGAACTTCTTCCCCGCGGTGCAGAAGGGGATCGAAGAGGGGCTTCAGGAAGGGGTGCTCGCGCACTATCCCATCGTCGACCTGCGCGTTGTCCTCTATGACGGGAGCTATCACCCGGTTGACTCTTCGGAAATCGCCTTCAAAATCGCCGCTGCCCAAGCGCTGAAAAAGGGCGTCATGCAGGCAAACCCCGTCCTCATTGAGCCGATCATGAATGTCGAGATCACGGTGCCGGAGCAGTTCCTCGGCGATATCCTCAGCGACCTGAACACCAAGCGCGGCCGTGTCCAAGGGATGACAACGAGCGGCGGCGTGAGCGTCATCACGGCGCAGGCGCCGCTCGCCGAGATGCGCCGCTACGCCACCGACCTCCGGTCGATTACCCAAGGGCGCGGCTCCTTCACCATGTCGTTCAGTCACTATGAGGAAGTGCCTCCCCACCTCGCCCAAGGGATCATTGCGGAGGCGAAGAAAGCGGCCGAGAACGTCTCATGA
- a CDS encoding SOS response-associated peptidase translates to MCGRYTLTAVSQLRGRFSLDDMPAHLPQRFNIAPSEPAPIISRAGRNQLEILQWGIQPRWAKERAGGRLLINARAESVADSRLFAPALRARRVIVPATGWYEWKETPAGKQPYYFRRKDGELVGFAGLALEEPEERGFVIITTEAPPHLRQVHDRMPAVLHREDEDPWLDRHNREPADVLPLLRPYDEELLVWYPVSRMVNRSGYDDPRMIEPLPASS, encoded by the coding sequence ATGTGTGGTCGCTATACACTCACAGCCGTGTCGCAACTGCGGGGCCGTTTTTCCCTTGACGACATGCCCGCGCACCTGCCGCAGCGGTTCAATATCGCCCCTTCGGAGCCGGCGCCGATCATCAGCCGGGCAGGCCGCAATCAGCTCGAGATACTGCAGTGGGGAATCCAGCCGCGCTGGGCGAAGGAGCGAGCGGGAGGACGGCTGCTCATCAATGCGCGCGCCGAGTCGGTCGCCGACTCTCGGCTGTTCGCCCCCGCCCTCCGCGCCCGTCGTGTCATCGTCCCTGCCACCGGCTGGTATGAGTGGAAAGAGACCCCCGCGGGGAAGCAGCCCTACTACTTCCGCCGCAAGGACGGCGAGTTGGTAGGGTTTGCGGGCCTAGCGCTTGAGGAGCCTGAGGAGCGGGGCTTCGTCATCATCACTACGGAAGCGCCTCCGCACCTCCGCCAGGTCCACGATCGGATGCCGGCGGTCCTCCACCGCGAGGATGAGGATCCTTGGCTCGACCGGCACAACCGCGAGCCGGCTGATGTGCTGCCGCTCCTGCGGCCGTACGACGAGGAGCTGCTCGTCTGGTATCCTGTCTCACGAATGGTTAACCGCAGCGGCTACGACGACCCCCGCATGATCGAGCCCCTCCCCGCCAGTTCCTAG
- a CDS encoding ASCH domain-containing protein — MRHHLAVFAPQPLADILAGRKTIESRFARDRRPPYGRVAPGDLLWLKQSGGPLVGVATAAWVEEVANLTPDRVTELFERYPGILADPPYRAAKRSARFATIIGLTAVRPLDACVIAGRGRSGWRLLAGPPVDCSVFPSPRLPRR; from the coding sequence ATGCGTCACCATCTTGCGGTCTTCGCCCCGCAGCCGCTTGCCGACATTCTCGCCGGGCGCAAAACGATTGAGAGCCGCTTCGCGCGCGACCGCCGCCCTCCATACGGGCGGGTCGCCCCGGGCGATCTCCTCTGGCTGAAGCAGAGCGGAGGACCGCTCGTCGGGGTCGCGACCGCGGCGTGGGTAGAGGAGGTCGCGAACTTGACGCCGGACCGCGTGACCGAGCTGTTCGAGCGCTATCCCGGCATCCTTGCTGACCCGCCCTACCGCGCCGCAAAGCGGAGCGCGCGCTTCGCCACGATCATCGGGCTGACTGCGGTGCGCCCGCTCGACGCCTGCGTCATCGCCGGGCGCGGCCGCAGTGGATGGCGGCTCCTTGCCGGTCCTCCGGTCGACTGCTCAGTCTTCCCCTCCCCGCGTCTCCCGCGAAGATGA
- a CDS encoding DNA adenine methylase, with protein MKWAGGKTSLLPELMRRVPPRFGVYFEPFLGGGALFFALRPPRAVLGDINEDLISAYLEVRDDPVGLMRALDRYEYDRDVYYRVRALPAAALDRQTRAARFLYLNRTCYNGLYRVNRRGEFNVPMGRYRRPLRLYDPNVLLAASAALAHAEIMLASFDRSVQTAQAGDFVYLDPPYWPTAHTASFTRYNAHGFSENDQKWLKALVDRLTERGVYVLLSNSDTPFTRWLYADYRIETVSAPRAINSDPERRGLVSELLVTNWR; from the coding sequence GTGAAATGGGCAGGCGGCAAAACCAGCCTGCTCCCTGAGCTGATGCGGCGGGTTCCCCCCCGCTTCGGCGTTTACTTCGAGCCGTTTCTCGGCGGCGGCGCGCTCTTTTTCGCGCTCCGGCCCCCGCGGGCAGTGCTCGGCGATATCAACGAAGATCTGATCAGCGCCTACCTCGAGGTGCGCGACGACCCCGTCGGGCTGATGCGGGCACTCGACCGCTACGAGTATGACCGCGACGTCTACTACCGTGTCCGCGCGCTTCCGGCAGCAGCACTAGACCGCCAGACGCGCGCAGCGCGCTTCCTCTACCTCAACCGGACGTGCTACAACGGCTTGTATCGGGTCAACCGACGAGGCGAGTTCAACGTTCCGATGGGGCGCTACCGGCGCCCGCTTCGCCTCTACGATCCCAACGTGCTGCTTGCCGCAAGCGCAGCCCTAGCGCATGCCGAGATCATGCTGGCAAGTTTCGACCGCAGCGTCCAGACTGCCCAAGCCGGCGATTTCGTCTACCTTGACCCGCCCTACTGGCCGACAGCGCACACCGCCTCCTTTACTCGCTATAACGCCCACGGCTTCAGCGAGAACGACCAGAAATGGCTGAAAGCCCTTGTCGACCGCCTGACCGAACGCGGCGTCTACGTGCTGCTCTCCAACAGCGACACGCCCTTCACGCGCTGGCTCTACGCCGACTATCGCATCGAGACGGTGAGCGCTCCCCGGGCGATCAACTCCGACCCCGAGCGCCGCGGCCTCGTGAGCGAACTGCTCGTTACCAACTGGCGCTAA
- a CDS encoding ABC transporter substrate-binding protein, with protein MRSWNRSRAFAGLAGIAIILSACAPAVEPGGVMGPEGQRPPSGPQRLVIGQASITPQMHPYISICCTQRRYDVFDPVLHQKDDGSVEPGAAIAWRSVDPTTWEFTIRQDMKFHDGTPMRAEDVVFSIKRASDISFKYAITSRLETIADAVKVNDTTVRVITKQPDGLLLKRMAMVSVLPQEYLERVGDAEFGNKAIGTGPFRLVEFIPDSKVVVRAVPEHPFRKATGVTEVEIRNIPEAAARVAGLKSGELDMADNIPIDQADSLKAAGFNVIVVDSGSSTGYWIDTVVGREPKTGPVADRRVRLALNYAIDKELVARNIYKGYTKPEQGQFVQPETFGFNPNLKMYPYDPNRARQLLAEAGYANGFRLTLAMLTINAEANAQALLVQDQLRQIGVQLEIQPIGEYAVFRDYFYGVRQRTDLFAPGLINTPALDADFALVWFCTCQADPGRWHYNNPEFDRVYMASVVEVNENRRRELLQRALEIIHNDPPYLFMVQGTRLIFANKKVQGLARRAADIEQRYERLSIR; from the coding sequence ATGCGATCGTGGAACCGTTCGCGCGCCTTCGCCGGTCTTGCCGGCATCGCGATCATCCTCTCCGCCTGCGCCCCCGCGGTTGAGCCGGGCGGCGTCATGGGGCCAGAGGGACAAAGACCGCCGAGCGGGCCGCAGCGGCTCGTCATCGGCCAAGCGTCAATCACGCCCCAGATGCATCCCTACATCTCGATCTGCTGCACGCAGCGGCGCTATGACGTCTTCGACCCGGTTCTTCATCAGAAGGATGACGGCAGCGTCGAGCCCGGCGCCGCGATCGCCTGGCGGTCGGTCGACCCCACGACATGGGAGTTCACGATCCGTCAGGACATGAAGTTCCACGACGGGACGCCGATGCGCGCCGAAGATGTCGTCTTCAGCATCAAGCGCGCGTCCGACATCTCGTTCAAGTACGCAATCACGAGCCGCCTCGAAACGATCGCCGACGCCGTTAAGGTGAACGACACCACGGTCCGCGTCATCACCAAGCAGCCCGACGGGCTCCTGCTGAAACGGATGGCGATGGTCTCGGTGCTGCCGCAAGAGTATCTCGAGCGCGTGGGCGACGCCGAGTTCGGCAACAAGGCGATCGGCACGGGGCCCTTCCGGCTCGTCGAGTTTATCCCCGACAGCAAGGTGGTCGTCCGGGCTGTGCCGGAGCATCCGTTCCGCAAGGCGACCGGCGTCACTGAAGTCGAGATCCGCAACATCCCGGAGGCCGCAGCGCGCGTCGCCGGCTTGAAGTCGGGCGAGCTTGATATGGCCGACAACATCCCGATCGATCAAGCCGATAGCCTCAAGGCCGCCGGATTCAACGTCATCGTTGTCGACTCCGGCAGCTCGACCGGCTACTGGATTGACACGGTCGTCGGCCGCGAGCCGAAGACTGGTCCCGTTGCTGACCGCCGCGTTCGCCTTGCGCTGAACTACGCGATCGACAAGGAGCTTGTCGCCCGGAACATCTACAAGGGCTACACCAAGCCGGAGCAGGGCCAGTTCGTCCAGCCGGAGACCTTCGGGTTCAATCCGAACCTGAAGATGTACCCCTACGACCCGAACCGGGCGCGGCAGCTGCTCGCCGAAGCAGGCTACGCCAACGGCTTCCGGCTGACGCTCGCCATGCTGACCATCAACGCGGAGGCGAACGCGCAGGCCCTGCTGGTGCAGGATCAGCTGCGCCAGATCGGGGTCCAGCTTGAGATCCAGCCGATCGGCGAATACGCCGTCTTCCGCGACTACTTCTACGGCGTTCGCCAGCGCACGGACCTGTTTGCGCCCGGTCTGATCAACACGCCCGCGCTTGATGCAGACTTCGCCCTCGTCTGGTTCTGCACCTGCCAAGCTGACCCGGGGCGATGGCACTATAACAATCCCGAGTTCGACCGGGTCTACATGGCATCCGTCGTTGAGGTGAACGAGAACCGCCGTCGGGAGCTCCTCCAGCGCGCGCTCGAGATCATCCACAACGACCCGCCGTATCTGTTCATGGTTCAGGGCACGCGCCTAATCTTCGCCAACAAGAAGGTGCAGGGGCTCGCCCGCCGCGCCGCCGACATCGAGCAGCGCTACGAGCGGCTGTCGATCCGTTAA
- a CDS encoding ACT domain-containing protein — MIPTPAMRQQPSASYSLTIRIESPNLPGMLGRITTAIGEEHGDIGAIDIVSVHGGIMTRDITVACRDEAHGQAIVKRLQELDGVHVRNVSDRTFLVHLGGKIEIVGKVQVKTRDDLSMVYTPGVARVCNAIKDDPSKVWSLTIKRNTVAVVTDGSAVLGLGNIGPAAATPVMEGKAMIFKAFAGVDAFPICLDTQDPEEIIETVVRIAPVFGGINLEDIAAPKCFYIEEELRKRLDIPVMHDDQHGTAVVALAALKNALKLVGKELASVKIVINGSGASGVAVAKMFALAGATNLILCDTAGAIYRGREVNMNAVKEEIARTMNPENERGSVREVLRGADVFVGLSGPGVVGPDDIRAMANDPIVFAMANPIPEVMPEMIQGIARVIATGRSDYPNQINNSLGFPGIFRGALDVQARDINDEMKLAAANAIARLVGDDELTEDYIIPTMFDKRVVEAVAEATRAAAMRTGVARRMVN, encoded by the coding sequence ATGATCCCAACCCCCGCGATGCGCCAGCAGCCGAGCGCAAGTTACAGCCTCACGATCCGGATCGAGTCGCCCAATCTGCCGGGCATGCTCGGCCGCATCACGACCGCGATCGGCGAGGAGCATGGCGACATTGGCGCGATCGACATTGTCAGCGTCCACGGCGGGATCATGACCCGCGATATCACCGTTGCCTGCCGCGACGAAGCGCACGGCCAGGCGATCGTCAAGCGGCTTCAAGAACTGGACGGGGTGCACGTGCGGAATGTCTCCGACCGCACCTTCCTCGTTCACCTGGGCGGCAAGATCGAGATCGTCGGCAAAGTGCAGGTGAAGACGCGCGACGACCTGAGCATGGTCTACACCCCTGGCGTTGCGCGGGTCTGCAACGCCATCAAGGACGACCCGTCGAAGGTGTGGTCGCTCACCATCAAGCGCAACACCGTCGCTGTCGTCACTGACGGCTCGGCGGTGCTTGGCCTCGGCAATATCGGCCCGGCAGCGGCGACGCCGGTGATGGAAGGCAAAGCGATGATCTTCAAGGCGTTTGCCGGCGTCGATGCGTTTCCGATCTGCCTCGACACCCAAGACCCGGAGGAGATCATCGAGACCGTCGTCCGAATTGCTCCGGTCTTCGGCGGGATCAATCTCGAGGATATCGCCGCGCCGAAATGTTTCTACATCGAAGAGGAGCTTCGGAAACGGCTCGATATCCCCGTGATGCATGACGACCAACACGGCACGGCAGTGGTTGCGCTCGCCGCCCTGAAGAACGCGCTCAAGCTGGTCGGCAAGGAGCTCGCCTCGGTCAAGATTGTCATCAACGGCAGCGGCGCGTCCGGGGTTGCGGTGGCGAAGATGTTCGCTCTTGCCGGCGCCACCAACCTCATCCTCTGCGACACAGCCGGCGCGATCTACCGCGGGCGGGAAGTGAACATGAATGCGGTTAAGGAAGAGATCGCCCGCACCATGAACCCCGAGAACGAGCGGGGGAGCGTGCGCGAGGTGCTTCGAGGGGCAGATGTCTTCGTCGGCCTCTCGGGGCCGGGCGTTGTCGGACCGGACGATATCCGCGCCATGGCAAACGACCCGATCGTCTTCGCGATGGCGAACCCAATTCCTGAAGTGATGCCGGAGATGATCCAAGGCATCGCCCGCGTCATTGCCACTGGCCGAAGCGACTATCCCAACCAGATCAACAACTCCCTCGGTTTTCCGGGGATCTTCCGCGGCGCGCTCGATGTCCAAGCGCGGGATATCAACGACGAGATGAAATTGGCGGCGGCCAACGCCATTGCGCGCCTCGTGGGGGATGACGAACTGACCGAGGACTACATCATCCCCACGATGTTTGACAAACGGGTGGTCGAGGCCGTCGCCGAAGCGACGCGCGCGGCCGCGATGCGGACGGGCGTCGCGCGTCGGATGGTCAACTAA
- a CDS encoding DUF4397 domain-containing protein, translated as MRFSFSRRGVVSAALAALIGSLALMPASAGAQAATANVRAWHASPDAPPVDIYIDGQRAIANLAFGEVSAYAAVPAGERRIQVFAAGANPAAATPVIDARVSPVAGRNFTVIATGPLAQIAPVVVEDAIIAPAQGKTRIRVLHLSPDAPAVDIAVAGGPVLVRNLAFREVTPYLEVDAGTYNLEVRVAGTTTVALALPNTQLQAGDVLSVAAIGFLTRTPIRAQVAADARFPQTATDIQSVIARIIAFAARPR; from the coding sequence ATGCGATTTTCGTTCTCGCGTCGCGGCGTGGTCAGCGCTGCGCTTGCGGCGCTCATCGGAAGCCTAGCGCTGATGCCAGCAAGCGCAGGCGCTCAGGCGGCAACCGCGAATGTCCGCGCCTGGCATGCGTCGCCGGATGCACCGCCGGTCGATATCTATATCGATGGTCAGCGCGCCATTGCAAACCTCGCCTTCGGCGAAGTTTCGGCCTATGCCGCGGTGCCAGCGGGCGAGCGCCGAATTCAGGTGTTCGCGGCCGGCGCGAACCCGGCGGCCGCAACCCCGGTGATCGACGCCCGCGTCTCTCCGGTGGCGGGACGGAACTTCACCGTGATTGCGACAGGTCCCCTCGCCCAGATCGCGCCGGTCGTCGTTGAGGACGCCATCATCGCGCCAGCGCAGGGGAAAACGAGGATCCGAGTTCTTCACCTCTCTCCCGATGCGCCAGCGGTTGACATCGCCGTCGCCGGCGGACCGGTGCTCGTGCGCAACCTCGCCTTCCGTGAGGTAACCCCCTATCTCGAGGTGGACGCCGGGACCTACAATCTCGAAGTCCGCGTTGCCGGGACGACCACCGTCGCTCTCGCGCTGCCGAATACGCAGCTGCAGGCGGGTGATGTTCTGAGCGTTGCCGCCATCGGCTTCCTGACGCGCACCCCCATTCGCGCGCAAGTCGCGGCAGATGCCCGCTTCCCGCAAACGGCAACCGACATCCAGAGCGTGATCGCCCGCATCATCGCCTTCGCCGCGCGACCGCGCTAA
- a CDS encoding dienelactone hydrolase family protein yields MAETGRMVTLPANGGTVDAFVAEPATTGPHRGVVVVQEWWGLEEHIKDVARRFAAEGFVAVAPDHYHGQIADEPNEAMKLRMQLNEETAVAEMRAAVAYLKGRSDVRGVGIVGFCMGGWLSFLAAARIPDLSAAVVFYGRAPAEQDLAKVGCPVLGLYAEDDPNITPNVPAVSAAMAAAGKQFTYHIYPGTKHAFFNDTRPAVYNAEAAQDAWKWTLRFFRQHLAG; encoded by the coding sequence ATGGCTGAAACGGGCAGAATGGTGACGCTTCCAGCGAACGGCGGGACGGTCGATGCGTTTGTCGCCGAGCCGGCAACGACGGGACCGCATCGCGGGGTGGTAGTGGTTCAGGAGTGGTGGGGGCTCGAAGAACACATCAAGGACGTGGCGCGGCGTTTCGCAGCGGAAGGATTTGTCGCTGTCGCGCCGGATCACTATCACGGCCAGATTGCCGACGAGCCGAACGAGGCGATGAAGCTGCGAATGCAGCTGAACGAGGAGACAGCGGTCGCCGAAATGCGCGCCGCGGTCGCGTACCTCAAGGGGCGCAGCGACGTCCGCGGGGTCGGCATTGTGGGGTTCTGCATGGGCGGCTGGCTCTCGTTTCTTGCCGCCGCACGGATCCCCGATCTGAGTGCGGCGGTGGTGTTCTACGGCCGCGCTCCTGCAGAGCAGGACCTGGCGAAGGTAGGCTGTCCCGTGCTGGGGCTGTACGCCGAGGATGACCCCAACATCACCCCCAATGTCCCGGCGGTCTCAGCCGCAATGGCAGCGGCGGGCAAGCAATTCACGTATCACATCTATCCCGGGACGAAGCACGCCTTCTTCAACGACACGCGGCCCGCTGTCTATAACGCGGAAGCGGCGCAGGACGCCTGGAAATGGACCCTGCGTTTCTTCCGCCAGCACCTCGCGGGGTGA
- a CDS encoding cupin domain-containing protein, with protein MVEIRDFTPFLTETELGESRGLRVNAIQIRRSFAERFSPEELAARFNGRPIILDEPVSVMAMEFDPYGETGERRSRFPIIFVVTHGSGFVRIGGESGDRRAIAAGQAVLWPSGELFKAWAGAAGMKAIGVECLSTVP; from the coding sequence GTGGTGGAGATACGCGATTTCACGCCATTTTTGACCGAGACCGAGCTCGGAGAAAGCCGCGGGCTGCGCGTCAACGCGATCCAAATCCGGCGCTCGTTTGCCGAACGGTTCTCGCCCGAGGAGCTGGCAGCTCGCTTCAACGGCAGACCGATCATTCTCGATGAGCCGGTCAGCGTGATGGCAATGGAGTTTGACCCCTACGGGGAGACGGGCGAGCGGCGATCGCGCTTCCCGATCATTTTCGTGGTGACCCACGGCTCCGGTTTCGTGCGGATTGGGGGCGAGAGCGGCGACCGGAGAGCGATCGCGGCAGGACAGGCAGTGCTCTGGCCATCCGGCGAGCTGTTTAAGGCGTGGGCCGGCGCCGCCGGCATGAAGGCGATTGGGGTCGAGTGTTTGAGCACCGTTCCCTGA